The DNA sequence GAAAGATTGTGGAACAGGGAACACACTCCGAGCTCCTTGCCCGCAGAGGGCTGTACGCCGCCCTGTACGAGCTTCAGTTTGCTGCGGTGGAGTGATCGCTCCTGTCAGAGCGGGTATAATGTCGCCGAGATGAAGATCGGACTGAGTTTGGGGAGCGGTGGAGCGCGCGGCTACGCCCATATCGGGGTGCTCCAGGTCCTCGAACGGGCCGGGATCAAGGTAGACCTCATCAATGGATCGAGCATCGGGGCGATCGTCGGCGGGGCGTACGCCCTGTACCATGACTCCAAGCGGCTCGTCTCCCTTGCGACGGAGGTTGTCTCCCGCGCCCATGTCAACTACTACAGCATCTTTCAACACGCCCAACCGGACAGGCATCCTCACCTGCGCGATTGGCTCCTCAGCGCTTTGTGTGACTTCACCGCCCTGCGCACTTCCGTCCTCTCTCATCGCACCAATCGAACTGCGCTCTCCTACCTGTTCGGGGAGTACAGGTTTTCCGACACCGCGATCCCGTTCTCCGCAGTGGCGGTGGATCTGATCACGGGAAAGCCGGT is a window from the Candidatus Bipolaricaulota bacterium genome containing:
- a CDS encoding patatin-like phospholipase family protein, which translates into the protein MKIGLSLGSGGARGYAHIGVLQVLERAGIKVDLINGSSIGAIVGGAYALYHDSKRLVSLATEVVSRAHVNYYSIFQHAQPDRHPHLRDWLLSALCDFTALRTSVLSHRTNRTALSYLFGEYRFSDTAIPFSAVAVDLITGKPVVIREGRLRDGILPSISIPGVFPPVEWDGMLLTDGGVLADVPVRELRAEGAEFVIAVRLAGEPPAPYKNGFDLLTTVDYLKGKRLSDWEVEMADFLIEIELPGYDPMRFDDSRTAIERGIRTAEAALPGLLRKLEERDA